In Carassius gibelio isolate Cgi1373 ecotype wild population from Czech Republic chromosome B2, carGib1.2-hapl.c, whole genome shotgun sequence, a single genomic region encodes these proteins:
- the shhb gene encoding tiggy-winkle hedgehog protein, whose product MDVRLHLKQIAFLCFISLLLTPCGLACGPGRGYGKRRHPKKLTPLSYKQFIPNVAEKTLGASGKYEGKITRNSERFKELIPNYNPDIIFKDEENTNADRLMTKRCKDKLNSLAISVMNQWPGVKLRVTEGWDEDGHHFEESLHYEGRAVDITTSDRDKSKYGMLSRLAVEAGFDWVHYESKAHIHCSVKAENSVAAKSGGCFPGSGTVTLADGRRKHIKDLKAGDRVLAADDEGNVFLSDFIMFMDHDPTTRRQFIVIETSEPFTKLTLTAAHLVFVGNASASFGTTATFASNVKPGDTVLVSEGTGKSLKSVTVKRIYTEEHEGSYAPVTAHGTIIVDRVLASCYAVIESHKWAHWAFAPVRLSHKLMTWLFPARDSNVTFQEDGIHWYSEMLFHIGSWMLDRDSFHPLGISHLS is encoded by the exons ATGGACGTAAGACTGCATCTGAAGCAAATTGCTTTTCTGTGTTTTATCAGCCTGCTTCTGACGCCTTGTGGATTAGCCTGTGGTCCCGGTAGAGGTTATGGAAAACGAAGACATCCAAAGAAATTAACCCCTTTGTCTTACAAGCAATTCATTCCCAACGTTGCCGAGAAAACGCTCGGGGCAAGCGGCAAATACGAAGGCAAAATCACAAGGAATTCAGAGCGATTTAAAGAGCTGATTCCTAATTATAATCCCGATATCATCTTTAAAGACGAGGAAAACACAAACGCTGACAGACTGATGACCAAG AGGTGTAAGGACAAGTTAAATTCGTTGGCGATATCCGTCATGAACCAGTGGCCAGGTGTGAAACTGCGCGTCACTGAAGGCTGGGATGAGGATGGTCACCATTTCGAAGAATCTTTGCACTACGAGGGACGGGCGGTGGACATAACTACCTCGGACAGGGATAAAAGCAAGTATGGGATGCTATCTAGACTTGCAGTGGAGGCAGGATTCGACTGGGTCCATTACGAATCCAAAGCCCATATACACTGCTCTGTCAAAGCAG AAAATTCAGTCGCTGCTAAATCGGGGGGATGCTTTCCTGGATCTGGTACGGTGACACTCGCAGACGGGAGGAGGAAACACATCAAAGATCTAAAAGCGGGCGACCGGGTTTTAGCTGCGGACGATGAGGGAAATGTCTTCTTGAGCGACTTCATCATGTTCATGGACCACGATCCGACGACGAGAAGGCAATTCATCGTCATCGAGACGTCAGAGCCTTTTACGAAGCTCACCCTCACAGCCGCGCACCTCGTCTTCGTTGGAAACGCCTCGGCTAGTTTTGGGACCACAGCAACGTTTGCCAGCAACGTGAAGCCTGGAGATACAGTTCTGGTGTCGGAAGGAACAGGCAAGAGCCTCAAGAGCGTTACAGTGAAGAGGATTTACACTGAAGAGCACGAGGGCTCTTACGCGCCAGTCACCGCGCACGGAACCATAATAGTGGATCGGGTGCTGGCTTCGTGTTACGCGGTCATTGAGAGTCACAAGTGGGCGCACTGGGCTTTTGCACCGGTCAGGTTAAGTCACAAGCTGATGACGTGGCTTTTCCCGGCTCGTGATTCAAACGTCACTTTTCAGGAGGACGGCATCCACTGGTACTCAGAGATGCTGTTTCACATCGGCTCGTGGATGCTGGACAGAGACTCTTTCCATCCACTCGGGATTTCACACTTGAGTTGA